A genome region from Mesorhizobium sp. B2-1-8 includes the following:
- a CDS encoding DUF1049 domain-containing protein yields MLNRFMLIVVFVPLAIILIALAVANRELVAFTLDPFNPGNPKLTLTLPLFIFLFLALAIGMIVGSLATWVKQGRYRKLARQRGVEAENLRQAVRAPSMPQAPVQGSAQGSAQGSALPKPTN; encoded by the coding sequence ATGCTCAATCGTTTCATGCTCATCGTGGTCTTCGTGCCCCTGGCGATCATCCTGATCGCCTTGGCCGTCGCCAACCGCGAACTCGTCGCCTTCACGCTGGACCCGTTCAACCCCGGCAATCCCAAGCTGACGCTGACCTTGCCTCTGTTCATCTTCCTGTTCCTGGCGCTCGCCATCGGCATGATCGTCGGCAGCCTGGCGACCTGGGTCAAGCAGGGCCGCTACCGCAAGCTGGCGCGCCAGCGTGGCGTCGAGGCCGAAAACCTGCGCCAGGCGGTCCGCGCGCCTTCAATGCCGCAAGCCCCGGTCCAAGGATCAGCCCAGGGGTCAGCCCAGGGGTCAGCATTGCCGAAGCCCACCAATTGA
- a CDS encoding integration host factor subunit beta produces MIKSELVQIIATRNPHLFLRDVENIVGAIFDEITDALAEGNRVELRGFGAFSVKNRPARTGRNPRTGESVEVEEKWVPFFKTGKELRERLNGGK; encoded by the coding sequence ATGATCAAGTCCGAGCTTGTGCAGATTATTGCCACGCGCAATCCGCATCTTTTCCTGCGCGACGTCGAAAACATCGTCGGCGCGATCTTCGATGAAATCACCGACGCGCTTGCCGAGGGCAACCGGGTCGAATTGCGCGGTTTCGGCGCTTTTTCGGTGAAGAACCGACCCGCCCGCACCGGCCGCAACCCGCGCACCGGCGAATCCGTCGAGGTCGAGGAGAAATGGGTGCCGTTCTTCAAGACCGGCAAGGAACTGCGTGAAAGGCTGAACGGCGGCAAGTAG
- the sppA gene encoding signal peptide peptidase SppA: MALRADDLIDRRRLRRKLTFWRVAAFGIVALGVIALSAWFYGDDFGGSAVDHIAKVRIEGTITEDDELIKRLETIRLSPKVKGVILVVDSPGGTTVGGESIYEEVRKLAADKPVVAEVGTLAASAGYMIASAADHIVARKTSIVGSIGVLIQYPDVSGLMDKLGVKLEEVKSSPLKASPSPFKPTNDDERAMVRKLILDSYDWFVGIVAERRKMTHEQALALADGSIFTGRQGVANGLIDAVGGESVAIDWLATKGVDAKLKVVEWKDTERRGGFLFSKAMAHTIAGALGLPDSGGDVIHELGADRLFLDGLVSVWHP; this comes from the coding sequence ATGGCATTGAGAGCCGACGACCTGATCGACCGCCGCCGCTTGCGGCGCAAGCTGACTTTCTGGCGCGTTGCGGCCTTTGGCATCGTGGCGCTCGGGGTGATTGCGCTGTCGGCATGGTTCTATGGCGACGATTTCGGCGGCTCCGCCGTCGACCACATCGCCAAGGTCAGGATCGAAGGCACCATCACCGAGGACGACGAACTGATCAAGCGGCTGGAGACCATCCGCCTGTCGCCGAAAGTAAAGGGCGTGATCCTGGTGGTCGATTCTCCTGGCGGCACGACCGTCGGCGGGGAATCGATCTACGAGGAGGTGCGCAAGCTCGCCGCCGACAAGCCTGTCGTGGCCGAGGTCGGCACGCTCGCCGCGTCGGCGGGCTACATGATCGCCAGCGCCGCCGACCATATTGTCGCCCGCAAGACCTCGATCGTCGGCTCGATCGGCGTGCTGATCCAGTATCCTGACGTCAGCGGCCTGATGGACAAGCTCGGCGTCAAGCTGGAGGAGGTTAAATCCTCGCCGCTCAAAGCCTCACCCTCGCCCTTCAAGCCGACCAATGACGACGAGCGCGCCATGGTCCGCAAGCTCATCCTCGACAGCTACGACTGGTTCGTCGGCATCGTCGCGGAACGCCGCAAGATGACCCACGAACAGGCGCTGGCGCTCGCCGACGGTTCGATCTTCACCGGCCGCCAGGGTGTTGCCAACGGGCTGATCGACGCCGTCGGCGGCGAATCCGTGGCGATCGACTGGCTGGCGACCAAGGGTGTCGATGCCAAGCTCAAGGTGGTCGAGTGGAAGGACACGGAACGGCGCGGCGGTTTCCTGTTCTCGAAGGCGATGGCACACACCATCGCCGGCGCGCTCGGCCTGCCGGACTCCGGCGGCGACGTCATCCACGAACTTGGCGCCGACCGCTTGTTTCTTGACGGTCTCGTTTCCGTCTGGCACCCTTGA
- the lptC gene encoding LPS export ABC transporter periplasmic protein LptC — translation MLARPNEPTSPETELALPADGWTRGEAFNRAQRHSRRVRVLKFAVPLAAALIAVAFPVYSYFAAPVSVAVQAEGTAFSNGKLVMANPKLNGFTKLKQPYSMTALRAIQDVSTQGIIELEGIDAKVPIAPDNVAAVKASRGTYDRDGNTMKLNSDVTITTTDGMQAKFKSVFLDMGKGTMKTDDPVDVSRGGSQITADSMSVQDNGKILVFENKVRVNIDPAVLKAAEAKGEEANVAH, via the coding sequence ATGTTAGCGCGACCGAATGAACCGACCAGCCCGGAGACGGAGTTGGCTCTCCCGGCGGATGGCTGGACGCGGGGCGAGGCTTTCAATCGCGCCCAGCGCCATTCGCGCCGCGTGCGCGTGCTCAAATTCGCCGTGCCCTTGGCCGCCGCGTTGATCGCCGTCGCTTTCCCGGTCTATTCCTATTTCGCCGCCCCTGTTTCCGTCGCGGTACAGGCCGAAGGTACCGCCTTCTCCAACGGCAAGCTGGTGATGGCCAATCCCAAACTCAATGGTTTCACCAAGCTGAAGCAGCCCTATTCGATGACGGCGCTGCGGGCGATACAGGATGTGAGCACGCAAGGCATCATCGAACTCGAAGGCATCGACGCCAAGGTGCCGATCGCTCCCGACAATGTCGCGGCTGTAAAAGCTTCGCGCGGTACCTACGATCGCGACGGCAACACGATGAAACTGAACAGCGACGTCACCATCACCACGACCGACGGCATGCAGGCGAAGTTCAAATCGGTCTTCCTCGACATGGGCAAAGGCACTATGAAGACGGATGATCCCGTCGATGTCAGCCGTGGCGGGTCGCAGATCACGGCGGATTCGATGTCGGTCCAGGACAATGGCAAGATCCTGGTGTTCGAGAACAAAGTTCGTGTCAATATCGATCCCGCCGTTCTGAAGGCGGCTGAGGCAAAGGGCGAAGAAGCGAATGTGGCTCACTAG
- a CDS encoding LptA/OstA family protein, translated as MWLTSSTRLAAATSALFLLSLAPSLAQSGAASQVSGLKLAGDKPIQIESDKLEVHQADSVAIFTGNVTVVQGPTLMKAGKMMVYYVKDPNAGTKGTEAAGAAAMTGSANIDHLEISDKVYIKSDQQVATGDQGSFDMKSQVLVLSGKKVVLSQNDNVLVGCKLTVQMKSGLAQVDPCAGQRVQMSITPPPKSDASKSGATNP; from the coding sequence ATGTGGCTCACTAGTTCGACACGGCTTGCGGCCGCGACTTCGGCGCTGTTCCTGCTCAGCCTGGCGCCGTCGCTGGCGCAGTCGGGGGCGGCCAGCCAGGTGTCGGGTCTCAAACTGGCCGGCGACAAGCCGATCCAGATCGAAAGCGACAAGCTGGAAGTCCACCAGGCCGACAGTGTCGCCATCTTCACGGGCAATGTCACCGTCGTTCAGGGGCCGACGCTGATGAAGGCCGGCAAGATGATGGTCTACTACGTCAAGGATCCCAACGCGGGTACGAAGGGTACCGAAGCCGCCGGGGCGGCAGCCATGACCGGTTCGGCCAACATCGATCACCTGGAGATTTCCGACAAGGTCTACATCAAGTCGGATCAGCAGGTTGCGACCGGCGATCAGGGCAGCTTCGACATGAAGAGCCAGGTGCTGGTGCTTTCGGGCAAAAAGGTCGTCCTGTCGCAAAACGACAATGTCCTGGTCGGCTGCAAGCTCACCGTGCAGATGAAAAGCGGGCTCGCCCAGGTCGATCCATGCGCTGGGCAGCGTGTCCAGATGTCGATCACACCTCCGCCGAAATCGGATGCGTCGAAATCGGGAGCGACGAACCCCTGA
- the lptB gene encoding LPS export ABC transporter ATP-binding protein — MVSLSSLTARLPGRAAGKLSAPATVTVDKAKFKGTLIAKGLTKSYKGRKVVSGVTLGVRAGEAVGLLGPNGAGKTTCFYMVTGLVPVDEGTIEIDGFDVTSMPMYRRARLGIGYLPQEASIFRGLNVEQNIRAVLEVVERDRKVRERNLDELLEEFHISHLRKAPSMSLSGGERRRLEIARALATRPAYMLLDEPFAGIDPIAVADIQQLVRHLTARGIGVLITDHNVRETLGLIDRAYIIHAGQVLTHGRADEVVANPDVRRLYLGEGFTL; from the coding sequence ATGGTCAGCCTGTCGTCGCTGACGGCGCGTCTCCCGGGACGGGCCGCAGGCAAGCTTTCGGCTCCGGCCACCGTCACTGTCGACAAGGCGAAGTTCAAGGGAACCTTGATCGCCAAGGGTCTGACCAAGAGTTACAAGGGCCGCAAGGTCGTCAGCGGCGTCACGCTGGGCGTGCGCGCCGGCGAGGCCGTCGGGCTGCTCGGCCCCAACGGCGCCGGCAAGACGACCTGTTTCTACATGGTCACCGGCCTGGTGCCGGTGGATGAGGGCACGATCGAGATCGACGGCTTCGACGTCACCTCGATGCCGATGTATCGGCGCGCGCGCCTCGGCATCGGCTATCTGCCCCAGGAGGCCTCGATCTTCCGCGGCCTCAATGTCGAGCAGAACATCCGCGCCGTGCTCGAAGTGGTCGAAAGGGATCGAAAGGTCCGCGAGCGCAACCTCGACGAACTGCTCGAGGAATTTCACATCAGCCATCTGCGCAAGGCACCGTCCATGTCGCTCTCGGGCGGCGAAAGGCGGCGCCTGGAAATCGCGCGCGCGCTGGCGACGCGCCCGGCCTACATGCTGCTCGACGAACCCTTCGCCGGCATCGATCCGATCGCCGTCGCCGACATCCAGCAATTGGTGCGTCACCTGACGGCGCGGGGCATCGGTGTCCTCATCACCGACCACAATGTGCGTGAGACGCTCGGCCTGATCGACCGTGCCTATATCATCCATGCCGGCCAGGTGCTGACCCATGGCCGCGCCGACGAAGTGGTGGCAAATCCGGATGTGCGGCGGCTTTATCTCGGCGAGGGTTTCACGCTCTGA
- the rpoN gene encoding RNA polymerase factor sigma-54, with protein sequence MALAAKLQLRQSQSLVMTPQLMQSIRLLQFTHAELEHFIDEEIERNPLLERAEPQDDAASDQAQKPEAEPQAAPDGDWFENETAWSAEAISEKLDASLENLFPDDPGTSERLGPDLTAQWKSASGSGGGSSSEGLDAGDMAASAITLRDHVGEQIALAFTDPVGRLIAGELTDGLDETGYVRADLAEIAARLGIDGVAVGKVLAVCQTFEPAGLFARDLAECLSLQLAVRDRLDPAMKALVANLELLARRDFQTLKRLCGVDEEDLLDMLAEIRALDPRPGMAFSGGASDSIVADVEVRAANDGSWTVELNAETLPRVLVDHIYFAHVSPHAKNQAEKDFLAECLQNANWLTRSLDQRAKTILKVASEIVRQQDAFLVHGVRHLKPLNLRTVADAIGMHESTVSRVTANKYMLTPRGVFELRYFFTASIAASGGGDAHSSEAVRDRIRQMIDEEKPVDVLSDDAIVDMLRESGVDIARRTVAKYREGMNIPSSVQRRREKRALASAGR encoded by the coding sequence ATGGCATTAGCGGCGAAACTACAGCTCCGACAGTCGCAGTCGCTGGTGATGACGCCGCAGCTGATGCAGTCGATTCGGCTGCTGCAGTTCACCCATGCCGAGCTCGAGCATTTCATCGACGAGGAGATCGAGCGCAACCCGCTCCTGGAGCGCGCCGAGCCGCAGGACGATGCCGCGAGCGATCAGGCGCAGAAGCCCGAGGCAGAGCCGCAAGCGGCCCCCGATGGCGACTGGTTCGAGAACGAGACGGCATGGAGCGCAGAGGCGATCTCGGAAAAGCTCGATGCGTCCCTGGAAAACCTGTTTCCCGATGATCCCGGCACCAGCGAGCGGCTCGGACCCGACCTGACGGCGCAATGGAAATCGGCTTCGGGCAGTGGCGGCGGCTCCTCGTCCGAGGGGCTCGATGCCGGCGATATGGCGGCGAGCGCGATCACGCTGCGCGACCATGTCGGCGAGCAGATCGCACTTGCCTTCACCGATCCCGTAGGGCGGCTGATCGCCGGAGAGCTGACCGACGGGCTCGACGAGACCGGCTATGTCCGGGCCGATCTGGCGGAGATCGCCGCGCGGCTTGGCATCGACGGCGTGGCGGTGGGCAAGGTGCTGGCCGTATGCCAGACCTTCGAACCGGCCGGCCTGTTTGCCCGCGATCTCGCGGAATGCCTCTCCCTGCAGCTTGCCGTGCGTGACCGGCTCGATCCGGCGATGAAGGCGCTGGTCGCCAATCTGGAACTGCTGGCGCGGCGCGATTTCCAGACGCTGAAACGGCTCTGCGGCGTCGACGAGGAGGATTTGCTCGACATGCTGGCCGAAATCCGGGCGCTCGACCCGCGGCCGGGCATGGCGTTTTCGGGCGGCGCCAGCGACTCGATCGTCGCCGATGTCGAGGTCCGGGCTGCCAATGACGGCAGCTGGACCGTCGAGCTCAATGCCGAAACGCTGCCGCGCGTGCTGGTCGACCATATCTATTTCGCCCATGTGTCGCCGCACGCGAAAAACCAGGCGGAGAAGGACTTCTTGGCCGAGTGCCTGCAGAACGCCAACTGGCTGACACGCAGCCTCGACCAGCGAGCAAAGACGATCCTCAAAGTGGCCTCGGAAATCGTGCGCCAACAGGACGCTTTCCTCGTCCATGGCGTACGCCATCTGAAGCCGCTCAACCTGCGCACGGTGGCAGACGCCATCGGCATGCACGAATCGACGGTCAGCCGAGTCACCGCGAACAAATACATGCTCACCCCGCGCGGCGTGTTCGAGCTGCGCTATTTCTTCACCGCCTCGATCGCGGCCTCGGGCGGCGGCGACGCGCATTCCTCCGAAGCGGTGCGTGATCGCATCAGGCAAATGATCGACGAGGAGAAGCCCGTCGATGTGTTGTCGGACGACGCTATCGTCGACATGCTGAGGGAAAGCGGCGTCGATATCGCCCGGCGCACGGTCGCCAAGTACCGGGAAGGCATGAATATTCCCTCGTCGGTGCAACGCCGGCGCGAGAAGCGGGCGCTCGCCAGCGCCGGCCGCTAG
- the hpf gene encoding ribosome hibernation-promoting factor, HPF/YfiA family produces the protein MNLRISGKHMDIGDAFRTRINDRVGEAIGKYFDRGFAGHVTVIKSGSRYSADCMIRLDSGASLQATGDAQDPTLAFEAAADRLETRLRRYKRRLKSHNSGNANGELTDIAYTVMAPLADDDEEIPEDFAPAIVAESTMTLKTMSVASAVIELDTKDSPVVVFRNAGTDHLNIVYRRPDGNIGWIDPSTTKVAQG, from the coding sequence ATGAATCTGCGCATATCGGGAAAGCACATGGATATCGGCGATGCGTTCCGCACACGCATCAACGATCGTGTCGGCGAAGCGATCGGCAAATATTTCGATCGCGGCTTCGCGGGACACGTCACCGTCATCAAGTCGGGCTCGCGCTATTCGGCGGATTGCATGATTCGGCTGGATTCCGGCGCCTCGCTGCAGGCCACGGGCGATGCCCAGGATCCGACGCTCGCCTTCGAGGCCGCCGCCGATCGGCTGGAGACCCGGCTTCGGCGCTACAAGCGCCGTCTGAAATCGCACAATTCGGGCAATGCCAATGGCGAGTTGACCGACATTGCCTATACCGTGATGGCACCGCTTGCCGATGACGATGAGGAGATCCCGGAGGATTTCGCACCGGCCATCGTCGCAGAATCGACCATGACGCTGAAGACCATGTCGGTGGCGTCGGCGGTCATCGAGCTCGATACCAAGGACAGTCCGGTGGTTGTTTTTCGCAATGCCGGAACCGACCATCTCAACATCGTCTATCGCCGGCCCGACGGAAACATCGGCTGGATCGATCCGTCCACGACCAAAGTCGCACAGGGATAA
- the ptsN gene encoding PTS IIA-like nitrogen regulatory protein PtsN — MDLSDLISVPAILPALKANSKKQLLQLLSERAAAISGIPEREVFDTILQRERLGSTGVGNGIAIPHGKLAGVKRIAGVFARLETPVDFESLDDQPVDLVFLLLAPEGAGADHLKALSRIARVLRDADTVAKIRGTRDAAAIHALLSDTQASHAA; from the coding sequence ATGGATCTGAGCGATCTTATCAGCGTTCCGGCGATTTTGCCGGCGTTGAAGGCGAACTCCAAGAAGCAGCTTCTGCAATTGCTGTCCGAGCGGGCAGCGGCGATTTCGGGCATTCCGGAACGGGAGGTGTTCGACACCATCCTGCAGCGCGAACGCCTGGGTTCGACGGGCGTCGGCAACGGCATCGCCATCCCGCATGGCAAGCTCGCCGGCGTGAAGCGCATCGCCGGCGTTTTCGCCCGGCTGGAGACGCCGGTCGATTTCGAATCGCTGGATGACCAACCGGTCGATCTGGTGTTCCTGCTGCTGGCGCCTGAAGGGGCGGGTGCCGATCACCTCAAGGCGCTGTCGCGCATCGCGCGCGTGCTGCGCGACGCCGACACGGTGGCCAAGATCAGAGGGACGCGTGATGCCGCGGCGATCCACGCGCTTTTGTCGGATACGCAGGCCTCGCACGCGGCCTGA
- a CDS encoding DUF1150 family protein has translation MTRTDETITMTSGEFAHLGEGSVAYLRKVSSDELLGRFPNIGEIAPGMELWALFGANGQPILLSDARDRALAGAMENDLTTVAIH, from the coding sequence ATGACCAGAACTGACGAAACCATCACCATGACCAGCGGCGAATTCGCCCATCTCGGCGAGGGCTCGGTCGCCTATCTGCGCAAGGTCTCGAGCGACGAACTGCTCGGCCGCTTCCCCAACATCGGCGAAATCGCGCCCGGCATGGAGCTGTGGGCCTTGTTTGGCGCCAACGGCCAGCCGATCCTGCTTTCCGATGCGCGTGACCGCGCACTGGCCGGCGCCATGGAAAACGACCTGACCACCGTCGCCATTCACTAA
- a CDS encoding Hsp20 family protein, translating into MSRMTPFSSPLLLGFDAMEKTLERLAKSGDSYPPYNIERLSGADGKAERLRITLAVAGFAESDLDVTTEENQLVVRGRQTDDTEREFLHRGIAARQFQRCFVLADGMRVIAAELKNGLLSIDLDRPESERLVRKINISVKD; encoded by the coding sequence ATGAGCCGAATGACGCCTTTCTCCAGCCCGCTTCTTCTGGGTTTCGACGCCATGGAAAAGACCCTGGAGCGTCTGGCGAAGTCCGGCGACAGCTACCCTCCCTACAACATCGAGCGCCTCAGCGGTGCCGACGGCAAGGCCGAGAGGCTACGCATTACGCTCGCCGTCGCCGGTTTCGCCGAAAGCGATCTCGATGTGACAACGGAGGAAAACCAGTTGGTCGTGCGCGGCCGTCAAACCGACGACACCGAACGCGAATTCCTGCATCGCGGCATTGCCGCACGCCAGTTCCAGCGCTGCTTCGTGCTGGCCGACGGCATGCGCGTGATCGCGGCAGAGTTGAAGAACGGCCTTTTGTCGATCGATCTCGATCGGCCGGAGTCCGAACGGCTGGTACGAAAAATAAATATATCGGTGAAAGACTGA
- a CDS encoding nucleoside hydrolase produces the protein MPQPRKIIIDTDPGQDDAVAILLALGSSELDIIGITAVAGNVPLKLTEKNARKICELAGRPDIKVYAGAIRPLARELVTAEEVHGKTGLNGPQLPEPTMKLQEQHAVDFIVQTLMKEESGTITLCPLGPLTNIALALIREPRIGPRIKEIVLMGGGFFEGGNVTPTAEFNIYVDPQAADLVFKSGIPIVMMPLDVTHKALTTSKRIAAFRKLGSKVGIATADMLEFFERYDEEKYGTDGGPLHDPCVIAYLLRPDLFKGRNCNVSIETASELTMGMTVIDWWGVTKRAKNAMVMRDIDHDGFFALLVERLGRLN, from the coding sequence ATGCCCCAACCACGCAAGATCATCATCGACACCGATCCCGGCCAGGACGATGCCGTCGCCATTCTGTTGGCGCTCGGCAGCAGCGAACTGGACATCATCGGCATTACCGCCGTTGCCGGCAACGTGCCGCTGAAACTGACCGAAAAGAACGCCCGCAAGATCTGCGAACTGGCCGGCCGGCCCGATATCAAGGTCTATGCCGGCGCCATCCGTCCGCTGGCGCGCGAATTGGTCACCGCCGAGGAAGTGCATGGCAAGACCGGTCTCAACGGGCCGCAACTGCCGGAACCGACGATGAAGCTGCAGGAGCAGCATGCCGTCGATTTCATTGTCCAGACGCTGATGAAGGAGGAGAGCGGCACTATCACGCTTTGCCCGCTCGGGCCGCTCACCAACATAGCGCTGGCATTGATCCGCGAACCGCGCATTGGACCGCGCATCAAGGAAATCGTGCTGATGGGTGGCGGCTTCTTCGAAGGCGGCAACGTCACGCCGACCGCCGAATTCAACATCTATGTCGATCCACAGGCCGCCGATCTGGTCTTCAAGTCCGGCATCCCGATCGTGATGATGCCGCTCGACGTCACCCACAAGGCGCTGACCACGTCCAAGCGCATCGCGGCCTTCCGCAAGCTTGGCAGCAAGGTCGGCATCGCCACGGCGGACATGCTCGAATTCTTCGAGCGTTACGACGAGGAGAAGTACGGCACCGACGGCGGGCCGCTGCACGACCCCTGCGTCATCGCCTACCTGTTGAGGCCGGACCTGTTCAAGGGCCGCAACTGCAACGTCAGCATCGAGACGGCCTCGGAACTGACCATGGGCATGACCGTGATCGACTGGTGGGGCGTGACCAAGCGGGCAAAGAACGCCATGGTGATGCGCGACATCGACCATGACGGGTTTTTTGCCTTGCTGGTGGAGAGGCTGGGGCGGCTTAACTGA
- a CDS encoding LysE family translocator: MSLELYAAYVLACVVIILVPGPTVTLIIANSIRHGTRAGLANVAGTQAGLAVMIAIVGIGLNTLISGMGHWFEWVRLIGAAYLIWMGVQMFRSKGTLNADGTARKPRGGFFLQGLLVALSNPKTLIFFGAFFPQFIAPQGNYSLQIVVMGLTAMIFAAMSDSTYALAAGRAGRLLSAGRVKLLSRISGSFMVGGGLWLAFSKAK; encoded by the coding sequence ATGTCGCTGGAACTCTACGCCGCCTATGTTCTTGCCTGTGTCGTCATCATCCTGGTGCCCGGTCCGACGGTCACGCTGATCATCGCAAACAGCATCCGCCACGGAACTCGTGCCGGTCTCGCCAATGTCGCCGGCACGCAGGCCGGGCTCGCCGTCATGATCGCCATCGTCGGCATCGGCCTCAACACGCTGATCTCGGGCATGGGCCACTGGTTCGAGTGGGTCAGGTTGATCGGCGCCGCCTATCTGATCTGGATGGGCGTACAGATGTTCCGTTCCAAGGGCACGCTGAACGCCGACGGAACCGCCCGCAAACCACGCGGTGGCTTCTTCCTGCAGGGCCTGCTGGTGGCGCTCAGCAATCCCAAGACGCTGATCTTCTTCGGCGCCTTCTTCCCGCAGTTCATCGCGCCGCAGGGCAATTATTCGCTGCAGATCGTCGTCATGGGCCTGACCGCCATGATCTTCGCCGCCATGTCGGATTCGACCTACGCGCTCGCCGCCGGCCGCGCCGGTCGCCTGTTGTCGGCCGGCCGCGTCAAGCTCCTGTCGCGGATCAGCGGCAGCTTCATGGTCGGCGGCGGCCTGTGGCTGGCGTTCTCGAAGGCGAAGTAA